A genome region from Streptomyces sp. SAI-135 includes the following:
- a CDS encoding crotonase/enoyl-CoA hydratase family protein, whose translation MSTEGGDAEPTVMLEVRGDVLVVSINRPKVLNAIDQATAELLAHAFTRLDEDDTVRVGVLSGGPKAFSTGADLHAVAAGQSPLVPGRGFGGLTERPPRKPLLAAIEGYALGGGFEMALACDLIVASRTAQFGLPEVTRGLIASAGGLLRLPTKLPHSVAMRMALTGERLTGERMSDLHLVSELVDPGCALESAVALAARIAKNAPLSVQASKHLVNAAVDGMTDDLLGVQAELQARLLTSRDVAEGIAAFKERRPPRWQGR comes from the coding sequence ATGAGCACAGAAGGCGGCGACGCGGAGCCCACGGTCATGCTCGAGGTTCGGGGTGACGTCCTGGTCGTCTCCATCAACCGCCCCAAGGTACTCAACGCCATCGACCAAGCCACCGCCGAGCTGCTCGCGCATGCCTTCACCCGGCTGGATGAGGACGACACCGTGCGTGTCGGGGTCCTGTCCGGAGGGCCGAAGGCCTTCTCGACCGGTGCTGACCTGCACGCCGTGGCGGCCGGTCAGTCGCCCTTGGTGCCGGGGCGAGGCTTCGGCGGTCTCACCGAGAGGCCACCGCGCAAACCGCTGCTCGCGGCGATCGAGGGCTACGCCCTCGGCGGCGGTTTCGAGATGGCCCTCGCGTGCGACCTCATCGTGGCCTCGCGTACCGCCCAATTCGGGCTGCCGGAGGTCACACGGGGCCTGATCGCCTCCGCGGGGGGTCTCCTGCGGCTGCCCACCAAGCTTCCCCATTCCGTGGCGATGCGGATGGCTTTGACGGGCGAGCGGCTGACGGGCGAGCGGATGTCGGACCTGCACCTGGTCAGCGAGCTGGTCGACCCCGGATGTGCCCTGGAGTCCGCGGTGGCCCTGGCCGCGCGGATCGCGAAGAACGCGCCCCTGTCGGTCCAGGCGAGCAAACACCTGGTCAACGCGGCAGTCGACGGGATGACCGATGATCTGCTCGGCGTCCAGGCCGAGCTTCAGGCGCGGCTGCTCACCTCACGAGACGTCGCGGAGGGCATCGCGGCCTTCAAGGAGAGACGGCCGCCCCGATGGCAGGGGCGGTGA
- a CDS encoding UGSC family (seleno)protein, with amino-acid sequence MAIEALVPVPDDAVAEVRTATRPARTEKLVVGLLANTKRNAPELLKAVAALLEPELPGVEFVGPVVTEGVMLPSAAQLDDMADRCDVVLTGLGDCGSCSATTMHVATDFEARGVPAAAICTEPFLASASAMAARRGLPGYVFARVAHPVSSLEQHEIEERARQALPQVLSILGIDALREAARREEFVAGIGEVAG; translated from the coding sequence ATGGCGATCGAGGCGTTGGTCCCCGTACCGGACGATGCGGTCGCGGAGGTGAGGACCGCGACACGGCCGGCACGCACCGAGAAGCTGGTGGTCGGGCTGCTCGCGAACACCAAGCGGAACGCGCCGGAGCTCCTGAAGGCCGTCGCGGCGCTTCTCGAACCTGAGCTCCCCGGGGTCGAGTTCGTCGGCCCGGTCGTCACCGAGGGAGTGATGCTCCCGTCCGCAGCGCAGCTGGACGACATGGCCGACCGCTGTGATGTCGTCCTCACCGGCCTCGGTGACTGCGGTTCCTGCTCGGCGACGACGATGCATGTCGCCACGGACTTCGAGGCGCGCGGCGTCCCGGCCGCCGCCATCTGCACGGAGCCGTTCCTGGCTTCGGCATCCGCCATGGCCGCGCGCCGGGGACTGCCGGGATATGTCTTCGCCCGCGTCGCACACCCCGTGTCGAGTCTGGAGCAGCACGAGATCGAGGAGCGCGCCCGGCAAGCGCTGCCGCAAGTACTGAGCATCCTGGGCATCGACGCGCTCAGGGAAGCAGCACGCCGCGAGGAGTTCGTGGCCGGGATCGGCGAGGTGGCCGGATGA
- a CDS encoding acyl-CoA dehydrogenase family protein has translation MVVAHNPAERESAALLMEALSELVASEDYAARVVEADRAGRMALDNVAALQQLGVVGLPASTRFGVDGPTLKLSVAVMEMLGRHDASTAVAINMNWAGVRTLRRFPSFPRRDEALTAVTEGRGAICGAFSNPSTELDSRKARLSCRLEGEHVVLDGRAGFGSMSDAATHAVLGGMVEASDPADPLFVLTLGRIGETGLIKHDNWSAMGMRGTGSNDIECRGLRIPMEECLIAPVSEFRRSRTADSAATAFGIAAIWVGLSEAALDFTLDHVQRRYGSMAEGTFNASTTQFRADEAWAQTGIGNMDHWLGTGRDLLHGMADRLDAGEDVPTRDLVRTLFHLRRMSEEVSMGAMKVCGAHGYVTARRLERIFRDLVGGVVMAWKTDHLQQTLGLGALGRPIVFTGPAGS, from the coding sequence ATGGTGGTGGCGCACAACCCGGCGGAGCGTGAGAGTGCCGCGCTTCTCATGGAAGCGCTGAGCGAGCTTGTCGCAAGTGAGGATTATGCCGCCCGTGTGGTCGAGGCGGACCGGGCCGGACGCATGGCGCTGGACAACGTGGCAGCGCTGCAGCAGCTGGGCGTCGTCGGTCTGCCGGCGTCCACCCGGTTCGGCGTCGACGGACCGACGCTGAAGTTGTCGGTCGCCGTGATGGAGATGCTCGGCCGCCATGACGCCTCGACCGCGGTCGCGATCAACATGAACTGGGCCGGGGTGCGCACACTCCGGCGGTTCCCGTCGTTTCCCCGGCGGGACGAGGCGCTCACCGCCGTGACGGAGGGCCGGGGAGCGATCTGCGGCGCCTTCTCGAATCCCTCGACCGAGCTCGACTCCCGAAAGGCCAGGCTGTCGTGCCGGCTGGAGGGAGAACACGTCGTCCTCGACGGCCGAGCCGGCTTCGGGTCGATGAGTGACGCCGCGACACACGCCGTGCTCGGCGGCATGGTCGAGGCAAGCGATCCGGCAGACCCCCTCTTCGTGTTGACGCTCGGCCGGATCGGCGAGACCGGCTTGATCAAGCACGACAACTGGAGCGCGATGGGCATGCGGGGGACAGGGAGCAACGACATCGAGTGTCGAGGACTGCGGATACCGATGGAGGAGTGCCTGATCGCACCGGTGAGTGAGTTCAGGAGGAGCCGCACGGCGGACTCGGCCGCGACGGCGTTCGGCATCGCCGCGATCTGGGTCGGGCTCTCTGAGGCGGCGCTGGACTTCACCCTTGATCACGTCCAGCGCAGATACGGCTCCATGGCCGAGGGCACATTCAATGCGTCGACGACGCAGTTCCGCGCCGATGAAGCGTGGGCACAGACCGGCATCGGCAACATGGACCATTGGCTGGGCACGGGGCGGGACCTGCTCCATGGCATGGCGGACCGGCTCGACGCGGGCGAGGACGTGCCGACACGCGACCTCGTGCGAACCCTGTTCCACCTGCGCCGTATGTCTGAAGAGGTCTCGATGGGCGCGATGAAGGTGTGCGGCGCTCACGGCTACGTCACCGCCCGGAGGCTGGAAAGGATCTTCCGGGACCTGGTGGGCGGCGTCGTCATGGCGTGGAAGACCGACCACCTCCAGCAGACTCTCGGCCTCGGAGCCCTGGGGCGGCCGATCGTCTTCACCGGACCGGCCGGCTCGTGA
- a CDS encoding CoA transferase — protein sequence MPGDGPLSGLIVADFSRIVAGPYCTMLLGDLGAEVIKVESPAGDDTRTFKPPVRDDESTYYLAVNRNKRSVALDLADQGDLVLARRLAHRADVFVHNFKPGTTERYDLGYEQVAAANPGVVYCAISGFGTHGGAALPGYDLLIQAASGMMAMTGEADGPPLRTGISAIDVMTGLHAAVAVLAALNHRTATGDGQLLEIDLLSSALSSMINQSSAWVAGGVVPQRMGNEHPSLFPYGPLPTADRELIVVAGNDRQYRTLCDVLGRPDLAADPRFASVRLRNDHRDELRPELEAVLATRGADEWAELLTRAGLPCGPINDVRRGVEMATRLGLEPVVDVEGVPMVRNPVTYSLTPPRYRHRPPALDNDGESIRAWLASEASAKEPIDA from the coding sequence ATGCCGGGCGACGGGCCGCTGTCGGGGCTGATCGTCGCGGACTTCTCCCGCATCGTGGCGGGTCCTTACTGCACCATGCTGCTCGGCGATCTGGGCGCCGAGGTGATCAAGGTGGAAAGCCCGGCGGGCGACGACACGAGGACCTTCAAGCCGCCCGTACGAGACGACGAGTCGACGTACTACCTGGCCGTCAACCGCAACAAGCGCTCGGTCGCGCTCGACCTCGCCGACCAGGGCGACCTCGTGCTGGCGCGCAGGCTCGCCCACCGGGCCGACGTCTTCGTCCACAACTTCAAGCCCGGGACCACGGAGCGGTACGACCTGGGCTACGAGCAGGTCGCGGCCGCCAACCCGGGTGTCGTCTATTGCGCGATCAGCGGCTTCGGCACGCATGGGGGTGCCGCCCTGCCCGGCTATGACCTGCTGATCCAAGCGGCCTCCGGCATGATGGCGATGACGGGTGAGGCCGACGGGCCCCCACTGCGCACGGGCATCTCCGCCATCGACGTGATGACCGGGCTGCACGCGGCGGTCGCGGTCCTGGCAGCCCTCAACCACCGGACCGCAACCGGTGACGGGCAGCTCCTCGAAATCGACCTGCTCTCCAGCGCCCTCTCGTCGATGATCAACCAGTCCTCGGCCTGGGTCGCCGGCGGGGTGGTGCCCCAGCGCATGGGGAACGAGCACCCCAGCCTGTTCCCGTACGGCCCGCTGCCCACCGCCGATCGAGAGCTCATCGTCGTCGCCGGCAACGACCGCCAGTACAGAACCCTGTGTGACGTTCTCGGACGGCCTGACCTCGCGGCCGACCCGCGGTTTGCCTCGGTGAGGCTGCGCAACGACCACCGCGATGAGCTGCGCCCCGAACTGGAAGCCGTGCTGGCCACTCGCGGCGCCGACGAGTGGGCCGAGCTGCTCACCCGCGCCGGTCTGCCGTGCGGTCCGATCAACGACGTACGGCGCGGCGTGGAGATGGCGACCAGGCTGGGCCTCGAACCCGTCGTGGACGTCGAAGGGGTGCCGATGGTGCGCAACCCCGTCACCTACTCCCTGACGCCGCCGCGCTACCGGCACCGCCCGCCCGCCCTGGACAACGACGGCGAGTCCATCCGGGCCTGGCTGGCCTCCGAGGCATCCGCGAAGGAGCCCATCGATGCGTGA
- a CDS encoding fumarylacetoacetate hydrolase family protein — MRIARIRLGSGDEVWARLDQEHSIELLDLEDLGREGRDLGPAEALTLVKPVTATSTVVCLLGNWKGRDGRDGPSFFVKPTSSLIGDGEAIVLPSICSTVVYEPEIAAVIGRTCREVTPRQARAHVLGWTCVNDVTATDLGLSTNFPFLPGKSFDTFGVLGPVVETELDPDDTALRARINGRVVTDTVTSRMNWSTDEVVSWVSRFMTLRSGDLVCLGTPPQIEPIQAGDVVEVEVAGIGTLRNPVVAAG, encoded by the coding sequence ATGAGAATCGCGCGGATCCGGCTCGGCTCCGGAGACGAGGTCTGGGCCCGCCTCGACCAGGAACACTCCATCGAGCTGCTCGACCTCGAGGACCTCGGGCGGGAGGGGCGCGACCTCGGTCCGGCCGAAGCCCTGACCCTCGTCAAGCCGGTCACGGCGACCAGTACCGTGGTCTGCCTGCTCGGCAACTGGAAGGGGCGGGACGGCCGGGACGGCCCGAGCTTCTTCGTAAAGCCGACCAGCTCCCTCATCGGTGACGGCGAGGCGATCGTCCTGCCCAGCATCTGCAGCACCGTGGTCTACGAACCCGAGATCGCGGCCGTGATCGGCAGGACCTGCCGCGAGGTCACCCCTCGGCAGGCACGCGCTCACGTCCTCGGCTGGACCTGCGTCAACGACGTGACGGCTACGGACCTAGGGCTGAGCACCAACTTCCCGTTCCTTCCGGGAAAGTCGTTCGACACCTTCGGTGTGCTGGGCCCCGTCGTCGAGACCGAGCTCGATCCGGACGACACGGCTCTTCGCGCCCGCATCAACGGCCGGGTCGTCACCGACACGGTCACCTCCCGGATGAACTGGTCGACCGACGAGGTGGTGAGCTGGGTGAGCCGGTTCATGACCTTGCGTTCCGGTGACCTCGTCTGCCTCGGTACGCCTCCGCAGATCGAGCCGATCCAGGCGGGGGACGTCGTCGAGGTGGAGGTCGCCGGGATCGGCACGCTGCGGAACCCGGTGGTCGCCGCCGGGTGA
- a CDS encoding acetyl-CoA C-acetyltransferase: MRDAVICEPVRTAVGRYGGALAGVSASELAAAVVAELLRRTGVAGADIDEVVLGQCNPNGEAPAIGRVTALDAGLPVSVSGLQLDRRCGSGLQAVCTAAMQVQTGIADVVIAGGTESMSAVEHYMNGIRFPGRTESVVLHDRLARARTTAGGKHHPVPGGMLETAENLRREYAISRGDQDELAVRSHRRAAAAQSSGVFAEEIVPITTKNPRGEQVTVSADEHVRADTSAASLARLAPVLRRQDPEATVTAGNSSGQNDGAAACLVTTRETAERLGLTPYARLVTWATAGVEPARMGIGPVPATARALKRAGLALADMDLIEINEAFAAQVLAVTREWGLGAADWDRVNVHGSGISLGHPVGATGARILATMLRELRRREGRYALETMCIGGGQGLTAIFERVA; this comes from the coding sequence ATGCGTGACGCCGTGATCTGCGAGCCCGTGCGCACCGCGGTCGGGCGGTACGGCGGCGCTCTGGCCGGCGTCTCGGCCAGCGAGCTGGCCGCGGCGGTGGTTGCCGAACTGCTTCGCCGCACGGGTGTGGCGGGCGCGGACATCGACGAAGTCGTCCTCGGACAGTGCAACCCCAACGGCGAGGCTCCGGCGATCGGCCGGGTCACCGCACTGGACGCCGGACTGCCGGTGTCCGTCTCCGGACTGCAGCTCGATCGTCGCTGCGGATCCGGGCTGCAGGCGGTCTGCACGGCCGCGATGCAGGTGCAGACCGGGATCGCGGACGTCGTCATCGCCGGTGGCACCGAGAGCATGAGCGCGGTCGAGCACTACATGAACGGGATCCGGTTCCCGGGACGCACCGAGTCCGTGGTGCTGCACGACAGACTGGCCCGGGCGCGCACCACGGCCGGCGGCAAGCACCACCCGGTCCCCGGTGGCATGCTCGAGACCGCGGAGAACCTGCGTCGCGAGTACGCCATCTCACGCGGCGACCAGGACGAGCTCGCCGTCCGCTCGCATCGCCGCGCGGCGGCGGCCCAGTCCTCCGGCGTCTTCGCAGAGGAGATCGTCCCGATCACCACCAAGAACCCGCGCGGCGAGCAGGTCACGGTCAGTGCCGACGAGCATGTCCGAGCGGACACGAGCGCCGCGTCACTCGCCCGGCTCGCGCCGGTGCTTCGCCGTCAGGACCCGGAGGCGACGGTCACGGCCGGCAACTCCAGTGGCCAGAACGACGGTGCCGCGGCCTGTCTTGTCACCACTCGGGAGACGGCCGAGCGGCTCGGGCTGACACCGTACGCGCGCTTGGTCACCTGGGCGACGGCCGGTGTCGAGCCGGCCCGCATGGGCATCGGGCCGGTGCCGGCGACCGCCCGGGCTCTGAAGCGGGCCGGTCTTGCCCTCGCCGACATGGACCTGATCGAGATCAACGAGGCGTTCGCCGCGCAGGTCCTGGCCGTGACGCGGGAGTGGGGTCTCGGCGCCGCGGACTGGGACCGGGTCAACGTCCACGGCTCCGGCATCTCGCTGGGCCACCCCGTCGGGGCGACCGGCGCGCGCATCCTCGCCACCATGCTCCGTGAGCTGCGGCGCCGCGAGGGGCGCTATGCCCTCGAAACCATGTGCATCGGCGGTGGGCAGGGACTCACCGCGATCTTCGAACGAGTCGCCTGA
- a CDS encoding SDR family oxidoreductase gives MTDSKIILVTGASSGIGAAVAAHLAAEGHHVVAGARREDRLAGLADRVRDAGGSIDVRRLDVTDRADVAAFVDAAVAEHGRVDVLVSNAGVMPMSRLDALLVDQWDQMIDVNVRGLLHGIAATLPHFQRQGGGHFVTMGSTAAHELVPTGAVYCATKFAAWAITEGLRLEVDPSIRVTTISPGVVESEIAESITDPTAAQAIKEYRSAGVISPDSIARAIAFAIGEPADVDVNELIIRPTVAR, from the coding sequence ATGACCGATTCGAAGATCATCCTCGTCACCGGCGCCAGCAGCGGCATTGGTGCAGCAGTGGCGGCGCATCTGGCCGCCGAAGGCCATCACGTCGTCGCCGGGGCTCGGCGCGAGGACCGCCTCGCCGGACTGGCCGACCGGGTCCGGGACGCCGGCGGCAGTATCGACGTGCGGCGCCTCGACGTCACCGACCGCGCGGACGTCGCCGCGTTCGTCGACGCCGCGGTGGCCGAGCACGGGCGGGTGGACGTCCTCGTCAGCAACGCCGGGGTGATGCCGATGTCCCGGCTGGATGCGCTGCTCGTCGATCAGTGGGATCAGATGATCGACGTCAATGTGCGCGGGCTGCTGCACGGCATCGCGGCGACCCTGCCGCACTTCCAGCGGCAGGGTGGTGGACACTTCGTCACGATGGGGTCCACCGCGGCGCACGAACTCGTGCCGACGGGCGCGGTGTACTGCGCGACGAAGTTCGCGGCGTGGGCGATCACCGAGGGCCTGCGCCTGGAGGTCGACCCGTCGATCCGGGTGACGACCATCTCCCCCGGTGTGGTGGAATCCGAAATCGCCGAGAGCATCACCGACCCGACCGCGGCCCAGGCGATCAAGGAATACCGCTCGGCCGGCGTCATCTCGCCGGATTCGATCGCCCGCGCGATCGCCTTTGCCATCGGAGAGCCGGCGGACGTGGACGTCAACGAGTTGATCATCCGGCCGACCGTGGCACGGTGA
- a CDS encoding SDR family oxidoreductase translates to MSTHFMQQVLQDHIDAGHGSQTVWWDEKRIPLDSIGKRVTDLLDLRGRRAVVTGGAGINLGQACVNRLAGLGADVAVVDLSAEQVRQRGFSRHPSAPDAAGVAAAAAEKWGTKVIPIHGDVMDWDGVQTVMSEAAEALGGIDILVNNAADVVVGDFVTFGREEIDRSVRGTLTGPMYCTRAVLDHMLPQGKGRIINIGSEAGSSAMPWLTVYGALKAGLGQFTRFLGKELGPQGIQVLGVNAGSMWGPDRPLTEDRPETLYPRGRTAIQRYELPEEVANMVAFLASDAASAMNGAMIDMGGGMAV, encoded by the coding sequence ATGAGCACGCATTTCATGCAGCAGGTACTTCAGGACCACATCGACGCCGGCCACGGATCGCAAACGGTGTGGTGGGACGAGAAGCGCATCCCGCTCGACAGCATCGGGAAGCGGGTCACCGACCTGCTGGACCTGCGCGGCCGACGCGCGGTCGTCACGGGTGGCGCGGGTATCAACCTCGGCCAGGCTTGCGTGAACAGGCTCGCCGGGCTGGGCGCGGACGTCGCGGTGGTCGACCTGAGCGCGGAGCAGGTACGTCAGCGCGGGTTCTCCAGGCACCCGTCCGCACCGGACGCGGCCGGCGTCGCTGCCGCGGCGGCCGAGAAGTGGGGCACCAAGGTCATCCCGATCCACGGCGACGTCATGGACTGGGACGGCGTACAGACCGTCATGTCCGAGGCCGCCGAGGCGCTGGGCGGCATCGACATCCTGGTCAACAACGCGGCTGACGTCGTCGTCGGCGACTTCGTCACCTTCGGGCGCGAGGAGATCGACCGGTCCGTCCGCGGCACGCTGACGGGACCGATGTACTGCACACGCGCCGTGCTCGACCACATGCTGCCCCAGGGCAAGGGCCGGATCATCAACATCGGCTCCGAGGCGGGCAGTTCGGCCATGCCGTGGCTCACCGTGTACGGCGCCCTGAAGGCCGGACTCGGGCAGTTCACCCGGTTCCTTGGCAAGGAGCTCGGACCCCAGGGGATCCAGGTCCTCGGGGTCAACGCCGGCTCGATGTGGGGACCGGACCGTCCGCTGACCGAAGACCGTCCCGAGACGCTCTACCCCCGCGGAAGGACCGCCATCCAGCGCTACGAGCTGCCCGAGGAAGTCGCGAACATGGTCGCCTTCCTCGCCAGCGACGCGGCCAGCGCGATGAACGGGGCCATGATCGACATGGGCGGGGGGATGGCGGTGTGA
- a CDS encoding FAD-dependent oxidoreductase → MSDADGYDVAVVGGGLAALSTGLFAAGFGLRTVVVTEIVMGGELINLEEVVHFPGMSDPISGSELASRVEAQTLAAGAEFVFDDVTEIAKDGTGFAVRGLETDIRSLTVVAAMGAGRRRLGLDAEGDLEGRGISYCGTCDGPLFKEKSVAVVGDHEFAGREALVVARYASDVTLITRRAEPDLSDATRSAIDESDRIRVLSHAKVETLTNSDGTLGAVQVRDLETDGISGLDVAGLFVNAGLEPRSSLLRGLVDLDPDGFVRVDAGMRTSLDGLLAVGELRSEFVGYAVAAAGDGAAAAGSARRLIRSWP, encoded by the coding sequence ATGAGCGACGCCGACGGGTACGACGTTGCGGTGGTCGGCGGTGGACTCGCCGCCCTGTCCACCGGTCTGTTCGCGGCGGGCTTCGGCCTGCGCACGGTCGTGGTGACCGAGATCGTGATGGGTGGCGAACTGATCAACCTCGAGGAGGTGGTGCACTTCCCCGGGATGTCCGATCCGATCTCCGGCAGTGAACTGGCCAGCCGCGTCGAGGCACAAACGCTGGCGGCCGGTGCCGAGTTCGTGTTCGACGACGTCACCGAAATCGCCAAGGACGGAACTGGTTTCGCCGTTCGCGGCCTCGAAACGGACATCCGGTCTCTGACAGTCGTCGCCGCGATGGGGGCCGGCCGCCGGCGTCTGGGCCTGGACGCTGAAGGTGATCTGGAAGGTCGCGGCATCTCCTACTGCGGCACCTGCGACGGCCCGCTCTTCAAGGAAAAATCAGTCGCTGTAGTCGGAGACCACGAGTTCGCCGGTCGCGAGGCACTGGTCGTCGCCCGCTACGCATCGGACGTCACCTTGATCACTCGACGTGCGGAGCCCGACCTCTCCGACGCAACCAGGTCGGCCATCGACGAGAGCGACCGGATCCGCGTGCTCTCCCACGCAAAGGTGGAGACGCTGACGAACTCCGACGGGACCCTGGGAGCGGTGCAGGTCCGCGACCTCGAGACAGACGGAATCTCCGGCCTCGACGTCGCGGGACTCTTCGTCAACGCCGGCCTGGAGCCGAGGTCGTCGCTGCTGCGGGGCCTGGTGGATCTCGACCCGGATGGCTTTGTACGTGTGGACGCCGGCATGCGGACCTCCCTGGACGGGCTGCTTGCGGTGGGTGAGCTCAGGTCGGAATTCGTCGGCTACGCGGTCGCTGCGGCCGGTGACGGCGCTGCCGCCGCGGGGTCGGCGCGCCGCCTCATCAGAAGCTGGCCGTAG
- the fabG gene encoding 3-oxoacyl-ACP reductase FabG — translation MFGKDRSPVAIVTGGARGIGRGVASRLAADGCAVAVLDLTAEACATTVKEIEAVGGTALAVGADVSVEDDVAAAVDRVVTELGAPTVLVNNAGIVRDNLLFKLRPDEWDAVINVHLRGAYLMSRATQKYMVDAGWGRIVNLSSTSALGKKGQANYAAAKSGLQGFTKTLAMELGKFGVTANTVAPGFIVTDMTRDTAARIGMPYDEYTVMRAAEIPVGRVGQPADIAAAVSFFVSEEASFVSGQVLYVAGGPKA, via the coding sequence GTGTTCGGCAAAGACAGGAGCCCGGTCGCCATCGTGACCGGAGGTGCCCGAGGGATTGGCCGCGGAGTCGCGAGCCGACTGGCGGCCGACGGCTGCGCCGTCGCCGTCCTCGACCTGACTGCGGAGGCGTGCGCCACCACCGTCAAAGAGATCGAGGCCGTCGGCGGGACGGCGCTGGCCGTCGGCGCGGATGTCTCGGTGGAGGACGACGTCGCGGCCGCGGTCGATCGCGTGGTCACGGAACTGGGCGCCCCGACGGTGCTGGTCAACAACGCCGGCATCGTGCGCGACAACCTGCTCTTCAAGCTTCGGCCCGATGAGTGGGACGCGGTCATCAACGTGCACCTGCGCGGCGCCTACCTCATGTCACGGGCCACGCAGAAGTACATGGTCGACGCTGGTTGGGGGCGCATCGTGAACCTGTCCAGCACCTCCGCGCTCGGCAAGAAGGGCCAAGCCAACTACGCCGCGGCGAAGTCCGGGCTCCAGGGCTTCACCAAAACCCTGGCCATGGAGCTCGGCAAGTTCGGTGTCACGGCCAACACCGTGGCGCCCGGGTTCATCGTCACCGATATGACCCGGGACACCGCGGCTCGGATCGGCATGCCGTACGACGAGTACACCGTCATGCGCGCCGCGGAAATCCCCGTCGGCCGGGTGGGGCAACCGGCCGACATCGCCGCGGCGGTGTCGTTCTTCGTCAGCGAAGAAGCCTCGTTCGTCTCCGGACAGGTGCTCTACGTCGCCGGTGGGCCGAAGGCATGA